In a genomic window of Flavobacterium sp. KACC 22761:
- a CDS encoding helix-turn-helix transcriptional regulator, producing the protein MNNQIRTYRMAQDYGYQVNPLIPVIGYTEMVNNEMCISHSHPRGQLIYATRGVMNVVVGNHIWVVNPLQGLWLPGGVEHQVTFQKDVNYYSVFIDPSASEGLPINSFSFDIPMFLKQLVFKIISFGTDGNLTPAQRRVISVFLDELALIEPSATFLPTTNNERLQKVVELLMNDVASKNTIDYYAELSFMSSRTLSRLFIKELGMNFSDWRTRLKLLEAIKRLGEKQSIKEIALDLGYETASAFIFMFKKHLGKTPSNYILEDENDSDKISA; encoded by the coding sequence ATGAATAATCAAATTCGGACATATCGAATGGCGCAGGATTATGGATATCAAGTCAATCCATTAATTCCTGTTATTGGCTATACTGAAATGGTCAACAACGAAATGTGTATTTCGCACTCGCATCCTCGCGGGCAATTGATTTATGCTACGCGTGGTGTCATGAATGTTGTAGTTGGAAATCATATTTGGGTTGTTAATCCGTTGCAGGGATTGTGGCTTCCGGGCGGTGTCGAACATCAGGTTACTTTTCAGAAAGACGTTAATTATTACAGCGTTTTTATTGATCCGTCGGCAAGTGAAGGACTGCCAATAAACAGTTTTTCATTTGACATTCCGATGTTTTTAAAACAGTTGGTCTTCAAAATTATTTCTTTTGGAACAGATGGAAATTTGACACCTGCACAACGCAGAGTTATTTCCGTTTTTCTAGATGAACTTGCATTGATTGAGCCAAGTGCTACTTTTTTGCCAACGACAAATAACGAAAGGCTTCAAAAAGTCGTCGAACTTTTAATGAATGATGTTGCAAGCAAAAACACAATCGATTATTACGCCGAGCTTTCGTTTATGAGTAGCCGAACTTTATCGCGTTTGTTCATAAAAGAATTAGGAATGAATTTCAGTGATTGGCGCACGCGTTTGAAATTACTTGAAGCCATAAAAAGATTAGGCGAAAAACAATCCATAAAAGAAATCGCTTTAGATTTAGGTTATGAAACAGCCAGCGCTTTTATTTTTATGTTCAAAAAGCATTTAGGAAAAACGCCTTCTAATTATATTTTAGAAGATGAAAATGATTCGGATAAAATATCGGCGTAA
- a CDS encoding MFS transporter: protein METVKVQPEVIKKTTYSILFIISFSHLINDLLQAVVPSIYPLIKENFGLSFSQIGIITFTYQIVASILQPFVGMYTDKNSKPYSLIIGMCFTMTGLFLVSIATNFTFLLLSVSLIGIGSSIFHPESSRVAHLASGGKRGLAQSIFQLGGNAGSAIGPLLAAFIIIPHGQSYVAWFCIIALIGIFALYKIAIWYTEHLSERNANKAALKIETHHLSKNRVIGSLIILLVLIFSKYFYMSSITSYYTFFLIDKFHISIQQSQVYLFLFSGAVAAGTLIGGPIGDRFGRKYVIWVSILGVAPFTLMLPYVDLFWVGTLSVIIGLILSSAFSAILVYATELLPGKVGLVAGLFFGFAFGMGGLGSAVLGKIADATSIEYVFKICAFLPLIGIITGFLPNIEGRKKI, encoded by the coding sequence ATGGAAACCGTTAAAGTACAACCAGAAGTAATTAAAAAAACAACGTATTCGATACTTTTTATAATCAGTTTTTCGCATTTAATCAATGATCTTTTGCAAGCTGTTGTTCCGTCAATTTATCCTTTGATAAAAGAGAATTTCGGACTGAGTTTTTCTCAAATCGGAATAATCACTTTTACTTATCAAATCGTCGCTTCAATTTTGCAACCTTTCGTGGGAATGTATACCGATAAAAATTCGAAACCTTATTCGCTGATTATTGGAATGTGTTTCACCATGACCGGATTATTTCTGGTTTCGATCGCTACAAATTTCACTTTTCTATTGTTATCAGTAAGTTTAATCGGAATTGGATCTTCGATTTTTCACCCGGAATCTTCAAGAGTGGCACATTTGGCTTCAGGCGGAAAACGAGGATTGGCACAATCTATTTTTCAATTGGGAGGAAATGCAGGAAGCGCCATCGGGCCTTTGTTGGCAGCTTTTATTATCATTCCACACGGACAAAGTTATGTGGCTTGGTTTTGTATTATCGCTTTAATCGGAATTTTTGCTTTGTATAAAATTGCGATTTGGTACACGGAACATTTGTCTGAAAGAAATGCCAACAAAGCCGCGCTTAAAATCGAAACGCATCATTTGTCAAAAAACAGAGTGATTGGTTCGTTGATTATTTTGTTGGTTTTGATTTTCTCTAAATACTTTTACATGAGCAGTATTACGAGTTATTATACATTCTTTTTAATTGATAAATTCCATATTTCGATTCAGCAATCACAAGTTTATTTATTCTTGTTTTCAGGTGCTGTTGCAGCGGGAACTTTGATTGGTGGTCCAATTGGCGACCGTTTCGGAAGAAAATATGTAATCTGGGTTTCAATTCTTGGAGTTGCGCCATTTACGTTGATGTTGCCTTATGTAGATTTATTTTGGGTAGGAACTTTATCTGTCATTATCGGATTGATTCTTTCTTCGGCATTCTCTGCAATTCTAGTTTACGCAACCGAATTATTGCCCGGAAAAGTTGGTTTAGTTGCCGGTCTTTTCTTCGGATTTGCTTTTGGAATGGGAGGTTTAGGCTCAGCAGTTCTAGGAAAAATCGCCGATGCAACGAGTATAGAATATGTTTTTAAGATTTGTGCGTTTCTGCCTTTAATTGGGATAATTACTGGTTTTTTGCCAAATATTGAGGGGAGGAAGAAGATTTAA
- a CDS encoding cytochrome c, protein MNKLFFIVALAFLVCSFNEMKLLEKKFNLRENYITINQTDPLYTKGRNIFKKECTSCHYIGMDQIATAPALGGITKLREKKWLYNYTRYSYQMYERGDKIAKEIRAQGWGLMTSFPYLTNTDLDAVYYFVEKRYEMSKKGIPLEK, encoded by the coding sequence ATGAATAAATTATTTTTTATTGTTGCACTTGCCTTTCTTGTATGTTCTTTCAACGAAATGAAACTATTAGAAAAAAAATTCAATTTAAGAGAAAACTACATCACAATTAATCAAACTGATCCTCTTTACACAAAAGGCCGAAATATCTTTAAAAAAGAGTGTACTTCCTGCCATTACATCGGAATGGATCAAATTGCAACCGCACCAGCTTTAGGAGGTATTACCAAATTGAGAGAGAAAAAATGGCTTTACAATTACACTCGATATTCTTATCAAATGTATGAACGAGGCGATAAAATTGCGAAAGAAATAAGAGCTCAAGGCTGGGGACTTATGACTTCTTTTCCATATCTCACAAATACTGATCTAGATGCTGTATATTACTTTGTTGAGAAGAGATATGAAATGTCAAAAAAAGGAATTCCGCTTGAAAAATAA
- a CDS encoding GIY-YIG nuclease family protein, translating into MHQQEGYYTYYIYILTNKYKTVFYTGVTNNLKIRLSQHKENSTTGNKTFTSKYNATFLLYYEKFTWIQEAIAREKEIKDWRREKKIELIKTINPDLEFLNYLFE; encoded by the coding sequence ATGCATCAACAAGAAGGCTATTACACATACTACATATACATTCTCACAAATAAATACAAAACCGTTTTCTACACAGGAGTTACAAATAATTTAAAAATTCGTTTAAGCCAACACAAAGAAAACAGCACAACTGGAAACAAAACCTTTACATCAAAGTACAATGCCACATTCTTGCTATATTATGAAAAATTCACTTGGATTCAAGAAGCAATCGCTAGAGAAAAAGAAATAAAAGATTGGCGCAGGGAAAAGAAAATTGAATTAATAAAAACCATTAATCCAGATTTGGAGTTTTTGAATTATTTATTTGAATAA
- the lysA gene encoding diaminopimelate decarboxylase, with amino-acid sequence MLFFYNLFADTQKSNNFAQNNLKMQAKDLLQLADQFGSPLYVYDAEKIQSQYNRLTKAFSKVENLRVNYAMKALSNIAILQLLKNMGSGLDTVSIQEVQLGLHAGYEPERIFFTPNGVSLEEIEEVAAMGVQINIDNLSILEQFGTKHPHIPVCIRINPHVMAGGNANISVGHIDSKFGISVHQIPHILRIVENTKMSIVGIHMHTGSDILDIEVFLYAAEILFDTAKHFKDLQFLDFGSGFKVPYKKDDIETDIEELGKKLSKRFNAFCAEYGRDLTLIFEPGKFLVSEAGHFLVKVNVVKQTTSTVFAGVDSGFNHLIRPMFYGSSHHIDNISNPKGKERFYSVVGYICETDTFANNRRIQEITEGDILSFRNAGAYCFSMSSNYNSRYKPAEVLWMNGQGILIRQAETFEDLLKNQIPLPQEIAATV; translated from the coding sequence TTGTTATTTTTCTACAATTTATTTGCTGATACACAAAAGAGTAATAACTTTGCCCAAAATAATTTAAAAATGCAAGCAAAAGATTTACTGCAGTTAGCAGACCAATTTGGAAGTCCATTGTATGTTTACGATGCTGAAAAAATCCAATCACAGTACAACCGATTAACTAAAGCTTTCTCTAAGGTTGAGAACTTAAGAGTTAATTATGCCATGAAGGCATTGTCTAACATTGCGATTCTACAGTTATTAAAGAACATGGGGTCTGGCTTAGACACTGTATCAATTCAGGAAGTTCAGTTAGGGCTTCACGCTGGCTATGAACCCGAAAGAATTTTCTTTACACCAAACGGCGTTTCTTTAGAAGAAATCGAAGAAGTAGCCGCAATGGGTGTACAAATCAATATCGATAACTTATCTATTCTGGAGCAATTCGGAACAAAACATCCGCATATTCCAGTTTGTATTCGTATCAATCCACACGTGATGGCGGGCGGAAATGCAAATATTTCTGTTGGACATATCGATAGTAAATTCGGTATTTCTGTTCACCAGATTCCGCATATCTTGCGAATTGTTGAAAATACAAAAATGAGTATTGTTGGAATTCACATGCACACAGGATCTGATATTTTAGATATCGAAGTATTCTTGTATGCTGCTGAAATCTTATTTGATACGGCTAAACATTTTAAAGATTTACAATTCTTAGATTTCGGAAGCGGCTTCAAAGTTCCTTACAAAAAAGACGATATCGAAACAGACATCGAAGAATTAGGTAAAAAATTATCTAAAAGATTCAACGCTTTCTGTGCAGAATATGGCAGAGATTTAACGCTGATTTTCGAACCAGGAAAATTCTTGGTGAGCGAAGCAGGTCATTTCTTAGTAAAAGTAAACGTAGTAAAACAAACAACCTCAACAGTTTTTGCTGGAGTTGACAGTGGTTTCAACCACTTAATTCGTCCAATGTTTTACGGATCTTCGCATCATATTGACAACATTTCTAATCCAAAAGGAAAAGAGCGTTTTTACTCTGTTGTAGGATACATTTGCGAAACAGATACTTTTGCAAACAACCGCAGAATCCAAGAAATTACTGAAGGTGACATTTTATCTTTCAGAAACGCTGGAGCATACTGTTTCTCAATGTCTTCGAACTACAACTCAAGATATAAACCAGCTGAAGTTTTATGGATGAACGGACAAGGAATCTTGATTCGCCAAGCTGAAACATTTGAAGATTTACTTAAAAATCAAATTCCGTTGCCACAAGAAATTGCAGCTACGGTTTAA
- a CDS encoding glutamate synthase subunit beta → MGKIGGFKEYNRADESNLAVAERVSNYNEFTIPVPKDKLKEQGSRCMDCGIPFCHSGCPLGNLIPDFNDMVHQEEWQSALEILQSTNNFPEFTGRLCPAPCEKSCVLGIIKDPVSIENIEKSIVERGFAEGWIKPQPPKSRTGKTVAVIGSGPAGLAAAQQLNRAGHTVTVFERDNAIGGLLRYGIPNFKLEKGIIDRRVAILEAEGITFKTNVNVGVNFSVEELNAFDSIVLCGGATERRSLPTKGIESKGVVQAMDFLTQQTKVLYGESIPDQVKATGKDVIVIGGGDTGSDCIGTSNRHGAKSVTNFEILPKPPVGRSESTPWPFWPLQLKTSSSHEEGCDRNWLINTKEFISNDKGELTGLKTVEVQWKMTPGQRPELIEKEGSEKIWPCDLALLALGFTGPEKTLSEQLGIETDMRSNYKAHNYQTNVPHIFTAGDMRRGQSLIVWAISEGREAAREVDLFLMGSTNLPTKGKGDLPSL, encoded by the coding sequence ATGGGTAAAATAGGCGGATTTAAAGAATATAACAGAGCCGATGAAAGTAATTTAGCAGTTGCAGAACGTGTTTCGAACTACAACGAATTTACTATTCCGGTACCAAAAGATAAATTAAAAGAACAAGGATCAAGATGTATGGACTGTGGAATTCCTTTTTGCCACAGTGGTTGTCCGTTAGGAAATTTAATTCCTGACTTCAACGACATGGTACATCAGGAAGAATGGCAGAGCGCGTTAGAGATTTTACAATCTACTAACAACTTCCCTGAATTTACAGGACGCTTATGTCCTGCTCCATGTGAGAAATCATGTGTATTAGGAATCATCAAAGATCCGGTTTCTATCGAAAACATCGAAAAAAGCATCGTAGAAAGAGGTTTCGCTGAAGGATGGATTAAACCTCAGCCACCAAAATCAAGAACGGGTAAAACGGTTGCCGTTATTGGTTCAGGACCTGCAGGTCTTGCTGCAGCTCAACAATTAAACAGAGCGGGTCACACGGTTACTGTTTTTGAAAGAGACAATGCAATTGGAGGTTTATTACGTTACGGAATTCCAAATTTCAAATTAGAAAAAGGAATTATCGATCGTCGTGTTGCGATTCTAGAAGCAGAAGGAATCACTTTCAAAACGAATGTAAATGTTGGTGTTAACTTCAGCGTCGAAGAATTAAACGCATTCGATTCTATCGTTTTATGCGGAGGTGCAACTGAAAGAAGAAGCCTTCCAACTAAAGGAATCGAAAGCAAAGGTGTAGTTCAGGCAATGGATTTCTTAACACAGCAAACTAAAGTTTTATACGGAGAATCTATTCCAGACCAAGTAAAAGCTACTGGAAAAGATGTAATCGTTATTGGTGGTGGAGATACAGGTTCTGACTGTATCGGAACTTCAAACAGACACGGAGCTAAATCGGTAACAAACTTTGAGATTTTACCAAAACCTCCAGTTGGAAGAAGCGAATCTACTCCATGGCCTTTCTGGCCGTTGCAGTTGAAAACATCTTCTTCTCACGAAGAAGGTTGCGACAGAAACTGGTTGATCAACACTAAAGAATTCATTTCTAATGATAAAGGCGAATTAACTGGATTAAAAACTGTTGAAGTACAATGGAAAATGACTCCAGGTCAGCGTCCTGAATTAATCGAAAAAGAAGGTTCTGAGAAAATCTGGCCTTGCGATTTAGCTTTATTGGCTCTTGGATTCACAGGTCCAGAGAAAACATTAAGCGAGCAATTAGGCATCGAAACTGATATGAGAAGCAACTACAAAGCACACAACTATCAGACAAACGTTCCTCATATTTTCACAGCTGGTGATATGAGAAGAGGACAATCATTAATCGTGTGGGCTATTTCAGAAGGTCGCGAAGCAGCAAGAGAAGTAGATTTATTCCTAATGGGATCTACTAACTTGCCTACTAAAGGAAAAGGAGATTTACCGAGCTTATAA
- the gltB gene encoding glutamate synthase large subunit: MKVKEQGLYLPEFEHDNCGAGFICNLNGIKSNDIIHKALDILIKLEHRGAVSSDGRTGDGAGILFDIPHAFFKKVCDFEIPEAREYAVGMVFLPKSKNQVSFCINAFEATIKDQNLKVLGWRDVPVDVENLGEIAAEKEPTIKQVFVSKNGQDLTEQEFNAKLFAARKIAEHAVRGSKTSESHMFYFTSLSTTTIIYKGLLMPEDISRYYIDLKDPDLVTRLALVHQRFSTNTFPSWDLAQPFRYMCHNGEINTLRGNVSRMRAREELMQSAVFGEDIKKLFPIILEGKSDSASMDMVIELLLMTGRSLPEAMMMVVPEAWEKHQTMSPEKRAFYEYNACIMEPWDGPASIPFTDGNVIGALLDRNGLRPSRYTLTKSGFVIMSSEIGVLDIDPEDVVQHGRLEPGKMFLVDMNEGRIIEDEEVKKAIVTKRPYKQWVDENLLPLASVPYTNNPTPVEKLDFLTRQRLFGYTIEDLKTIINPMGSDGAEAISSMGNDTPLAVLSDQPQLLYNYFKQLFAQVTNPPLDGIREEIITDISLAIGGDFNIFEIESKQCKKLKIQNPVISNEDLDKIRNIDHADFKSATISTLYKIEKGVNGLERALEKCVQATFKAVNEGCNIIILSDRGVSEELAPIPMLLACSYIHHSLNILQVRSKFGIIIESAEPREPHHFALLFGYGASAINPYMVNEIIHDQVEKGFITKVKADYAVVNYNKAIAKGIVKIMNKIGISTLHSYRAAQIFEILGLNKTFTSKYFPYTPSRIEGIGLMEVEKEVKKRFQKAFPNSKIANLLSLEIGGIYRWRRGGEKHMFNPTTISKLQQAVRLNSPESYKEYANAVNEQSSNLMTIRGLFEFNNLDPISIDEVEPWTEIVKKFKTGAMSYGSISQEAHENLAIAMNRIGGKSNSGEGGEDPRRFQKEINGDSRNSAIKQVASGRFGVSINYLTNAREIQIKMAQGAKPGEGGQLPGEKVVPWIAETRNSTPYVGLISPPPHHDIYSIEDLSQLIYDLKNANREARINVKLVSEVGVGTIAAGVAKAKADVILISGYDGGTGAAPLTSLQHTGIPWELGLAEAQQTLILNDLRSRVVLECDGQLKTGRDVAIAALLGAEEFGFATAPLVASGCIMMRACHLNTCPVGIATQDPELRKNFKGTPEHVINFMYFIAEELREIMAQLGFRTLKEMVGQSQKLNVDKAIKHYKANGLDLSTILYKPEKAKTVPNHNTTTQDHALENVLDFDIIKEAIPSIYRKEKTRVTFKIKNTDRSVGAILSNEISKIYGAQGLPADTILVDFEGSAGQSFGAFATNGLSFKIHGNCNDYLGKGLSGGKLIVKVPPTATFKPEDNIIIGNVALYGAITGEAYINGIAGERFCVRNSGATAVVEGIGDHGCEYMTGGTVVVLGKTGRNFAAGMSGGVAYVYDPNKKFDSTVCNMEMVAFDPMEEEDLTKLRKLIKNHSLYTSSPLAKRILADWENQTQHFVKVMPTDYKKALQRIAEEKKIEELIAG; encoded by the coding sequence ATGAAAGTTAAAGAACAAGGGCTCTATTTGCCTGAATTTGAACACGACAATTGTGGTGCAGGATTTATTTGTAATTTGAATGGTATTAAGTCAAATGATATTATTCACAAAGCATTGGACATCTTAATAAAATTGGAACATCGTGGTGCCGTTAGTTCTGATGGAAGAACTGGAGACGGGGCTGGAATTTTATTTGATATCCCACATGCGTTTTTTAAGAAAGTGTGTGACTTTGAAATCCCTGAAGCGCGTGAGTATGCAGTAGGAATGGTTTTTTTACCAAAAAGCAAAAACCAGGTTTCTTTTTGTATTAATGCATTTGAAGCAACAATTAAAGACCAAAACTTAAAAGTTTTAGGTTGGAGAGATGTGCCAGTTGACGTTGAAAATTTAGGTGAAATCGCCGCAGAAAAAGAACCAACAATTAAACAAGTTTTCGTTTCTAAAAACGGACAAGATTTAACTGAACAAGAATTTAATGCAAAACTTTTTGCAGCTAGAAAAATTGCTGAACATGCCGTAAGAGGATCTAAAACCTCAGAAAGCCATATGTTTTATTTTACTAGTTTATCGACAACTACTATAATATATAAAGGTCTATTGATGCCGGAAGACATCAGCCGTTATTATATAGATTTGAAAGATCCAGACTTGGTGACGCGTTTAGCTCTTGTACACCAACGTTTCTCTACAAATACATTCCCATCTTGGGACTTAGCTCAACCGTTTAGATACATGTGTCACAATGGTGAGATCAACACACTTCGTGGAAACGTAAGCCGTATGCGTGCTCGTGAAGAGCTTATGCAAAGTGCTGTTTTTGGCGAGGATATCAAGAAATTATTCCCAATTATCCTAGAAGGAAAATCAGATTCTGCTTCTATGGATATGGTAATTGAACTTTTATTAATGACTGGACGTTCTCTTCCAGAAGCAATGATGATGGTAGTTCCTGAAGCTTGGGAAAAACACCAAACAATGTCTCCTGAGAAAAGAGCTTTCTATGAATACAATGCTTGTATCATGGAACCTTGGGATGGTCCTGCTTCTATTCCGTTTACTGATGGTAACGTAATTGGAGCTTTACTAGACAGAAATGGATTGCGTCCTTCTCGTTATACATTAACAAAAAGTGGCTTCGTAATTATGTCATCTGAAATTGGCGTATTAGACATCGATCCAGAAGATGTAGTTCAACACGGTCGTCTTGAGCCAGGAAAAATGTTCTTGGTGGATATGAACGAAGGGCGTATCATCGAAGACGAAGAAGTAAAGAAAGCGATTGTTACAAAACGTCCATACAAACAATGGGTTGACGAAAACTTATTGCCATTGGCTAGCGTTCCTTACACTAACAACCCTACTCCTGTTGAAAAATTAGATTTCTTGACAAGACAGCGTTTGTTTGGTTATACAATTGAAGATTTAAAAACAATCATCAACCCAATGGGTAGCGACGGAGCTGAAGCAATCAGTTCTATGGGTAACGATACACCTTTGGCAGTTCTTTCAGATCAGCCACAATTGTTGTACAATTACTTCAAACAATTGTTCGCTCAGGTTACTAACCCGCCATTGGATGGTATTCGTGAAGAAATTATTACCGACATCAGTTTAGCGATTGGTGGAGATTTCAATATTTTCGAAATCGAATCGAAACAATGTAAAAAACTTAAAATCCAAAATCCGGTTATTTCTAACGAGGATTTGGATAAAATTAGAAATATCGATCACGCAGATTTCAAATCGGCTACTATTTCTACTTTATATAAAATAGAAAAAGGAGTTAACGGTTTAGAGCGTGCTCTTGAAAAATGTGTTCAGGCAACTTTTAAAGCGGTTAATGAAGGATGCAACATCATCATCTTATCAGATAGAGGTGTTAGCGAAGAATTAGCTCCAATTCCAATGTTATTGGCTTGTTCTTACATTCACCACTCATTAAACATTTTACAGGTTCGTTCTAAATTCGGAATCATCATCGAATCTGCTGAACCACGCGAACCTCATCATTTTGCTTTATTATTCGGATACGGTGCAAGTGCAATCAACCCTTACATGGTAAACGAAATCATTCACGATCAAGTTGAGAAAGGTTTCATTACAAAAGTAAAAGCAGATTATGCTGTTGTAAACTACAACAAAGCAATTGCAAAAGGAATCGTGAAAATCATGAACAAAATTGGTATCTCTACTTTACATTCATACAGAGCTGCTCAAATTTTCGAGATTTTAGGTTTAAACAAAACATTTACATCTAAATATTTCCCTTACACTCCATCAAGAATTGAAGGAATTGGTTTAATGGAAGTAGAAAAAGAAGTTAAAAAACGTTTCCAAAAAGCTTTCCCAAATTCAAAAATTGCAAACTTGCTTTCTCTTGAAATTGGAGGTATTTACAGATGGAGACGTGGTGGCGAAAAACACATGTTTAACCCAACTACGATTTCTAAATTACAACAAGCAGTTCGTTTAAACAGCCCAGAAAGCTATAAAGAATACGCTAATGCTGTAAACGAGCAAAGCTCAAACTTAATGACGATTAGAGGTTTATTTGAGTTTAACAACTTGGATCCAATTTCTATTGACGAAGTTGAGCCTTGGACAGAAATTGTGAAAAAATTCAAAACCGGAGCAATGTCTTACGGTTCTATTAGCCAGGAAGCGCACGAGAACTTGGCAATTGCAATGAACAGAATTGGTGGAAAAAGTAACTCTGGAGAAGGTGGAGAAGATCCAAGACGTTTCCAGAAAGAAATTAACGGAGATTCTAGAAACTCTGCGATCAAACAAGTTGCTTCAGGACGTTTTGGAGTTTCAATCAACTATTTGACAAACGCCAGAGAAATCCAAATCAAAATGGCTCAGGGAGCAAAACCTGGAGAAGGTGGTCAGTTGCCTGGAGAAAAAGTTGTGCCTTGGATTGCTGAAACTAGAAACTCTACACCTTATGTAGGTTTGATTTCGCCTCCGCCTCACCACGATATCTACTCTATTGAGGATTTATCTCAGTTGATTTACGATTTGAAAAACGCAAACCGTGAAGCTCGAATCAACGTAAAATTAGTTTCTGAAGTTGGAGTTGGAACCATCGCTGCCGGTGTTGCCAAAGCAAAAGCTGACGTTATCTTAATTTCTGGTTATGACGGAGGAACTGGAGCAGCTCCATTAACATCTTTACAGCACACAGGTATTCCATGGGAACTTGGTTTAGCTGAAGCACAACAAACTTTGATTCTAAACGACTTAAGAAGCCGTGTAGTTTTAGAATGTGACGGGCAGTTAAAAACAGGTCGTGACGTTGCTATCGCCGCTTTATTAGGCGCTGAAGAATTCGGTTTCGCAACGGCTCCGCTTGTAGCTTCTGGATGTATCATGATGAGAGCTTGTCACTTAAATACTTGTCCAGTTGGTATTGCAACTCAGGATCCAGAATTGAGAAAAAACTTCAAAGGAACTCCAGAGCACGTAATCAACTTCATGTATTTCATTGCTGAAGAGTTAAGAGAAATCATGGCTCAGTTAGGTTTCAGAACTTTAAAAGAAATGGTTGGTCAGTCTCAAAAATTAAACGTAGACAAAGCGATCAAACATTATAAAGCAAACGGATTAGACTTATCAACTATTCTATACAAACCGGAAAAAGCTAAAACGGTTCCAAATCATAATACAACAACTCAAGATCACGCTCTTGAAAATGTATTGGATTTTGACATCATCAAAGAAGCAATTCCGTCTATCTATAGAAAAGAGAAAACGAGAGTTACATTCAAAATCAAAAATACAGACCGTTCTGTAGGTGCGATTTTGAGTAACGAAATCTCAAAAATTTATGGCGCACAAGGATTACCAGCTGACACTATTTTAGTTGATTTTGAAGGTTCTGCCGGACAAAGTTTTGGTGCATTTGCAACAAACGGATTGTCATTTAAAATTCACGGAAACTGTAATGATTACTTAGGAAAAGGTCTTTCTGGAGGAAAACTAATTGTAAAAGTACCTCCTACTGCGACTTTCAAACCTGAAGACAACATCATTATTGGTAACGTTGCCCTTTACGGAGCTATTACCGGAGAGGCTTATATTAATGGTATCGCAGGAGAGCGTTTCTGTGTGAGAAACTCTGGAGCAACAGCAGTTGTAGAAGGAATTGGAGATCACGGTTGCGAATACATGACAGGTGGTACAGTAGTAGTTTTAGGAAAAACAGGAAGAAACTTCGCAGCTGGTATGAGCGGTGGTGTAGCTTATGTTTACGATCCAAACAAAAAATTCGATTCTACAGTTTGCAACATGGAAATGGTTGCATTCGATCCAATGGAAGAAGAAGATCTTACAAAACTAAGAAAACTGATCAAAAACCATTCATTGTACACCAGCAGTCCATTAGCAAAAAGAATTTTAGCAGACTGGGAAAATCAAACACAGCACTTCGTAAAAGTAATGCCAACTGATTACAAAAAAGCATTACAAAGAATTGCAGAAGAGAAAAAAATAGAAGAATTAATAGCGGGATAA